Proteins co-encoded in one Juglans regia cultivar Chandler chromosome 16, Walnut 2.0, whole genome shotgun sequence genomic window:
- the LOC108990497 gene encoding uncharacterized protein LOC108990497 isoform X1: MVDSGSASISRNMSRRVICEKGDVVHKLIERCLWLYMNKNEVVETLLCLANIEPGFTTLVWQRLEEENAEFFKSYYLRVKLNKQIQLFNDLLEKQSDLMHSSSPQKVPLPSMQSGIHCMPVNNPPLGYPILQQPSISFISQYPSYFVDRMPSCQAVHRIPSPGNFNPTQVNSGKYCAADTVPSIPTCSTKLENHSLMASCGQVPFTLSAMAGLGMETPALKATNNLHVENVEGLQLGSDGQTGPPKELQSLMQISWNSSVSDIAAGWQNLQDVGTPGNLFWRHHFTF, from the exons ATGGTGGACTCTGGTTCAGCATCCATTTCAAGAAACATGAGCAGAAGAGTTATATGCGAAAAAGGTGATGTT GTTCACAAATTGATTGAAAGGTGCTTGTGGTTGTATATGAACAAAAATGAGGTGGTGGAAACCCTTCTGTGCCTTGCAAATATTGAACCTGGCTTCACCACCTTGG TATGGCAGAGactggaagaagaaaatgcagaATTTTTCAAGTCTTACTACTTAAGGGTAAAGCTGAACAAACAAATCCAATTGTTCAATGATTTACTTGAGAAGCAGTCCGATCTAATGCACAGTTCTTCACCTCAGAAGGTTCCATTGCCTTCTATGCAGAGTGGGATTCATTGCATGCCGG TTAATAATCCACCTCTGGGGTATCCAATTCTGCAGCAGccttcaatttcttttattagtCAATACCCAAGTTATTTTGTGGACCGTATGCCCAGCTGTCAGGCGGTACACAGAATCCCTTCACCAGGCAATTTCAACCCTACACAAGTAAATTCTGGGAAATA CTGTGCCGCCGATACAGTACCTTCCATTCCTACTTGTTCTACCAAGTTGGAGAATCATTCATTAATGGCATCCTGTGGCCAAGTTCCCTTCACTTTATCAGCGATGGCAGGACTTGGAATGGAAACACCAGCACTTAAGGCTACAAATAATCTTCATGTGGAAAATGTAGAAGGGTTGCAACTTGGCTCTGATGGTCAAACTGGACCACCCAAGGAACTTCAATCATTAATGCAGATTTCTTGGAATTCAAGCGTCTCAGATATAGCTGCGGGGTGGCAAAACTTACAAG ATGTTGGAACACCAGGCAACTTATTCTGGCGGCACCATTTTACCTTTTGA
- the LOC108990497 gene encoding uncharacterized protein LOC108990497 isoform X2 — MVDSGSASISRNMSRRVICEKGDVVHKLIERCLWLYMNKNEVVETLLCLANIEPGFTTLVWQRLEEENAEFFKSYYLRVKLNKQIQLFNDLLEKQSDLMHSSSPQKVPLPSMQSGIHCMPVNNPPLGYPILQQPSISFISQYPSYFVDRMPSCQAVHRIPSPGNFNPTQVNSGKYCAADTVPSIPTCSTKLENHSLMASCGQVPFTLSAMAGLGMETPALKATNNLHVENVEGLQLGSDGQTGPPKELQSLMQISWNSSVSDIAAGWQNLQGEDDEYEQAGQA; from the exons ATGGTGGACTCTGGTTCAGCATCCATTTCAAGAAACATGAGCAGAAGAGTTATATGCGAAAAAGGTGATGTT GTTCACAAATTGATTGAAAGGTGCTTGTGGTTGTATATGAACAAAAATGAGGTGGTGGAAACCCTTCTGTGCCTTGCAAATATTGAACCTGGCTTCACCACCTTGG TATGGCAGAGactggaagaagaaaatgcagaATTTTTCAAGTCTTACTACTTAAGGGTAAAGCTGAACAAACAAATCCAATTGTTCAATGATTTACTTGAGAAGCAGTCCGATCTAATGCACAGTTCTTCACCTCAGAAGGTTCCATTGCCTTCTATGCAGAGTGGGATTCATTGCATGCCGG TTAATAATCCACCTCTGGGGTATCCAATTCTGCAGCAGccttcaatttcttttattagtCAATACCCAAGTTATTTTGTGGACCGTATGCCCAGCTGTCAGGCGGTACACAGAATCCCTTCACCAGGCAATTTCAACCCTACACAAGTAAATTCTGGGAAATA CTGTGCCGCCGATACAGTACCTTCCATTCCTACTTGTTCTACCAAGTTGGAGAATCATTCATTAATGGCATCCTGTGGCCAAGTTCCCTTCACTTTATCAGCGATGGCAGGACTTGGAATGGAAACACCAGCACTTAAGGCTACAAATAATCTTCATGTGGAAAATGTAGAAGGGTTGCAACTTGGCTCTGATGGTCAAACTGGACCACCCAAGGAACTTCAATCATTAATGCAGATTTCTTGGAATTCAAGCGTCTCAGATATAGCTGCGGGGTGGCAAAACTTACAAG gtgaggatgatgagtatgaGCAAGCAGGTCAGGCTTAG
- the LOC108990497 gene encoding uncharacterized protein LOC108990497 isoform X3 — MRWWKPFCALQILNLASPPWRLEEENAEFFKSYYLRVKLNKQIQLFNDLLEKQSDLMHSSSPQKVPLPSMQSGIHCMPVNNPPLGYPILQQPSISFISQYPSYFVDRMPSCQAVHRIPSPGNFNPTQVNSGKYCAADTVPSIPTCSTKLENHSLMASCGQVPFTLSAMAGLGMETPALKATNNLHVENVEGLQLGSDGQTGPPKELQSLMQISWNSSVSDIAAGWQNLQDVGTPGNLFWRHHFTF, encoded by the exons ATGAGGTGGTGGAAACCCTTCTGTGCCTTGCAAATATTGAACCTGGCTTCACCACCTTGG AGactggaagaagaaaatgcagaATTTTTCAAGTCTTACTACTTAAGGGTAAAGCTGAACAAACAAATCCAATTGTTCAATGATTTACTTGAGAAGCAGTCCGATCTAATGCACAGTTCTTCACCTCAGAAGGTTCCATTGCCTTCTATGCAGAGTGGGATTCATTGCATGCCGG TTAATAATCCACCTCTGGGGTATCCAATTCTGCAGCAGccttcaatttcttttattagtCAATACCCAAGTTATTTTGTGGACCGTATGCCCAGCTGTCAGGCGGTACACAGAATCCCTTCACCAGGCAATTTCAACCCTACACAAGTAAATTCTGGGAAATA CTGTGCCGCCGATACAGTACCTTCCATTCCTACTTGTTCTACCAAGTTGGAGAATCATTCATTAATGGCATCCTGTGGCCAAGTTCCCTTCACTTTATCAGCGATGGCAGGACTTGGAATGGAAACACCAGCACTTAAGGCTACAAATAATCTTCATGTGGAAAATGTAGAAGGGTTGCAACTTGGCTCTGATGGTCAAACTGGACCACCCAAGGAACTTCAATCATTAATGCAGATTTCTTGGAATTCAAGCGTCTCAGATATAGCTGCGGGGTGGCAAAACTTACAAG ATGTTGGAACACCAGGCAACTTATTCTGGCGGCACCATTTTACCTTTTGA
- the LOC108984767 gene encoding uncharacterized protein LOC108984767 yields MVDSGSASISRNMSRRVICEEIDFVCGFIQRCLQLYMNKNEVVETLLCVANIEPGFTTLVWQRLEEENAEFFKSYYVRVKLNKQIQLLNDLLEKQSELMNSSSPQKVPLPSMQSGIHCMPVNNPPLGYPILQQPSIPFMSQSPSYFVDRMPSCQAVQTIPSPGNFNPTQINSWAYCAADTVPSIPTCSSMLENHSSSALMASCGQVPFTLSAMAGLGMETPALNATNNLHVENVEGLQLGSDGQTGPPKELQSLMQISWNSSVSDIAAGWQNLQDVGTPGNLFGRHHFTF; encoded by the exons ATGGTGGACTCTGGTTCAGCATCCATTTCAAGAAACATGAGCAGAAGAGTTATATGCGAAGAAATTGATTTC GTTTGCGGCTTTATTCAAAGGTGCTTGCAGTTGTATATGAACAAAAATGAGGTGGTGGAAACCCTTCTGTGCGTTGCAAATATTGAACCTGGCTTCACTACCTTGG TATGGCAGAggcttgaagaagaaaatgcagaATTTTTCAAGTCTTACTACGTAAGGGTAAAGCTGAACAAACAAATCCAATTGCTCAATGATTTACTCGAGAAGCAGTCCGAACTAATGAACAGTTCTTCACCTCAGAAGGTTCCATTGCCTTCTATGCAGAGTGGGATTCATTGCATGCCGG TTAATAATCCACCTCTGGGGTATCCAATTCTGCAGCAGCCTTCAATTCCATTTATGAGTCAATCCCCAAGTTATTTTGTGGACCGTATGCCCAGCTGTCAGGCAGTACAAACGATCCCTTCACCAGGCAATTTCAACCCTACACAAATAAATTCTTGGGCATA CTGTGCTGCCGATACAGTACCTTCCATTCCTACTTGTTCTTCCATGTTGGAGAATCATTCAAGTTCTGCATTAATGGCATCCTGTGGCCAAGTTCCCTTCACTTTATCAGCGATGGCAGGACTTGGAATGGAAACACCAGCACTTAACGCTACAAATAATCTTCATGTGGAAAATGTAGAAGGGTTGCAACTTGGCTCTGATGGTCAAACTGGACCACCCAAGGAACTTCAATCATTAATGCAGATTTCTTGGAATTCAAGCGTCTCAGATATAGCTGCGGGGTGGCAAAACTTACAAG ATGTTGGAACACCAGGCAACTTATTCGGGCGGCACCATTTTACCTTTTGA